The Calothrix sp. PCC 7507 DNA segment ATGACTATGTAATTAAAAACTTAGATTTCACTATTCATCCTGGTGAAAAAATAGCATTGGTTGGGCCTACTGGTGCTGGAAAAAGTTCCATCATTCGTCTTTTGTGCCGCCTTTATGAACCCACTCAAGGGCGTATTCTCATAGATGGTGTAGATATTCAAGAGTTACCGCAAGCAGAATTACGCCGCTATTTAGCTGTGATTTTGCAAGAAGGTTTTTTGTTTGCTGGTGATGTCAAAAGCAATATTAGCTTAGGAGACAATTACACCATTGAAGAAATTCAACAAGCAGCTCAACTAACTAATATTGCTCAGTTTATTGAACAACTACCAGCAGGTTACAATACACAACTTAGAGAACGAGGTACAAATATTTCTAGTGGTCAAAAGCAACTTTTAGCTTTTGCGCGTGCTGCTATTCGTAATCCCCAAATTTTAGTATTGGATGAAGCTACAGCTAGTCTGGACGTGGGGACTGAAGCTCTAATTCAGGAGTCTTTAAATCGTCTATTAGTGCAGCGTACCGCCATTATTATCGCTCACCGGTTGTCTACGATTCGCAATGTAAATAGAATTTTTGTGTTGAAGCGAGGAGAACTAATCGAACAAGGAAGCCATGAAGAATTGTTACAACAAGGTGGGATGTATGCTACGTTACATAATTTACAAATGTTAGGAACTTAGTGCAGTGTTTGATTAATTAAGAGCTAATTTCTCTTGCAAAACAGTTACACACTATAACTCACAACCTTTTTAGAGGCTAACCACAAACTAGCTACAGCATATTTAACAACTACTGATGATTTTTGAGCATTACATGAACTCTTGACTTCTAGTGTTTTAGTTTCGTCTTTAACTAATTTTGCTTGGTAAGCATATAACGAACCAGAAGGGTTTTCAAAAGTTAACTCAGCCATTATTGTATTGTTATCTAAACTTTGCTCAATAATTCTACCTGCTACTTTGTAGTTTAACCAATCCCATCCGTGGCGCAGAATTAATTCTTTTTCTAAAATCTGCATCGCGCTTGGCAAAATTCCCCAGCCTCTATAGACCTGATTGAAGCATTGAATGTCTCCAGTTCGGGTTAAAATTGACTGGAAATAATCTTGATTGAGAACACCATAGTATCTTCCTTCTGGTAAATCTATAGCCGTTGGTGCAAATCGATGTCCCCCAAAATGGCTAGAGCGCCAAATCCGCACATGATCTAAGCACAAATTAGTAATAGTATCTGTAGCATAAAAATAAAAGGAATTACCATATCTGGCACAGCACTTATCATGGCTTCCGTGGGTACAGATTAAAATATCTCTGGTGAAATTTGTGTCTATTTCACTATCAGGTACTGTCCCCCATAAAAACTTTTTCACGAACTCTGCTACTTGCTCAATATTTGCTAACTTAAATTCATGCTTTTGATATCCAGAACTCAGTCCTACTTGTTTTTGATAAATTAAAAGAGTAGTCTGGTCTATTTTATGTGATTGGTCATTAGCAATTAAGAGAAATCTAATCGGTAATTTAGCGCGGTTTACTTCTGCTACTAAATTCTTTAAATTATTTGGTACCCATCTAGAATCAAAAGCTTCTGATGCCCAAGGTGGTGGACACTCAATTAAAATATAGGTTTCGCAATTGGTGGCGCTACCAATAATATCTTCTCCTATTTGCCTGGAGTTATCGGCACAAAAAAAAGTATTCATCTAGCTGTACTCATTTATGTATTTTGTAGACAAGGGCATAATGCAGCAAAATTGTGATCCGGGCTACAATATCTTTTAATGAACGCAACGAAAAGAAAATTTTTCTGGTTCAAACCAGGTAGCCACTTTATAACATTCATTCCTAGTAAATGTCTTTCCGGTTAATTAAATTCTTCAAAATAGGCAACAGCCAGCTTCTTACGTACTGGAAAAGTTAATTTTGTATCTACTGTAATCGAACAATACAAAAATTTTCAATTGCTGAAATAATATATTGATGGGGATTAGGCAACGTATAAAGAATTGCGTATTTAAATTTTCTAAGGAGTCGTAGTAGCTGATATTACATTTATAAATAGTGAGAAGATAATCATAGCTATTTAAATTTCTCATTAAATTATCCATGTAGTTATTGATAGCCTCTGTTTTTACATCTATGGCTATATTTCTGTGTAAAACGATACTACATATTTTTGAGTGATCTATCTGTAAAAACATATTGCAAAATATTATCAATTAGTTTATAAAAATGGTGGTAATTTAATGAGCGATCGCCATTCAATGATACTCCACGAAAAAGCGTCTGATGTGTCTGGAACCAAAATTTAGCTAACGGTATACTTGTTAAATTAAGCTGATAAGCTGTTAATAGCTGATCAAAATAAGCATTCATTTTTTCAACATAAAAGATATATATTCTCAATAGTTATAAATGTTTGTAGACGGACTGACTTATGACATTAATTTTAGCGCTGGATTTTGGCGGTACGAAACTGGCCGCAGCGGTAGTAAATCTTGGTTCTAGGGATTGGTTGCATCATGAACGTCGCTTCTCACCGATGAATGCAGATGCTCACAGTGATTTAGAAATTATGCGATCGCTGATTCATTCCTTGCTACAAGATACCAAACCAGTAGCTATAGGTGTTAGCTTTGGCGGGCCAGTGGATGCTAAGACGGGAACAGTCAGACTTTCTCATCATGTCTCAGGTTGGGAAGAAATTCCCCTCAAAGACTTGCTAGAAAAAGAATATGACGTTCCTACTAGTGTAGACAACGATGCCAATGTTGCGGCTTTGGGCGAATATCGTTTTGGGGCTGGTAATGGCTATGATAGCCTATTTTACATCACCGTCAGTACTGGTGTGGGTGGTGGTTGGATACTCAATGGTCAGCCTTGGCGGGGTGCAGTGGGGATGGCTGGTGAAATTGGACACATGGTTGTAGACCCAGCAGGGCCTGTATGTTTGTGTGGGAAGCGAGGTTGTGTAGAAAGGCTAGCATCGGGGCCTTATATGGCGCAGGATGTGCGGGAAAAGATGGAAAACGGATTGTCAGGGAAAATAATTAGGGAGATAGTGAGAGACAATTTGGCGTTGGTGACAGGGAAGGTTGTGAGTGAGGCGGCGGCTTTAGGGGATGAGTTGGCACAGGAGATTTTATATCGCAGTGCTTGGGGCTTGGGTGTGGGGATTGGTAACGTGGCAAATTTGGTTAACCCGCAGTTGTTTGTGCTGGGCGGGAGTGTGACGAAGGCGGGGACTCGTTGGTGGGATGTAGTGAGGAAGATAGCCAGGGAGACGGCGTTACCAGAAGTTGATTTTGCCATTGTCCCGGCGGCTTTAGGGGATGATGCACCGTTGTGGGGAGCCGTGGCGTTGGCTGAAATTCACAGAACCAGCGCTTGACTATGCACTTACGTGGCTCAATCCAAAATCCAAAATGGTATAACTATACCCCATAGACGGCAGCCATTCCCTGTGGCTCATGGCTATACTTCCCACTTTTTGAGGGATGGTAAGTTTCGTTATAGAGGCAAAGGCTATTGGGATGACGGGTGGTGAATTGCATCATCTGGCGATGGGCTGCACCTCGGAAAAAGTCCATCAAATAACGATCGGATTCCCAGTAACTCACCATGACGATTTCTTTGGGACTGCAAATTCCTGCTTTCACTTGAATGCAGCCTGGTGCTTTAGCAGTCGATTGGCGAACACTGTTCAGGTTACGCCACAGCCAGAGAAAGCCTGAGCGATCGCGGGCAATCATTCCATTCACAAAGACGATCGCACTTGGATGTTCAGGTAGTTGGATTTGATAAACCGCAGATTTCAGCATGGTGATGTCTCCCAGAAAATTTACATATTCAATTAGTTGACTATACTAAACACTGTATAATCAATTAATTGAATATGTCAACTAGATGGGAGAACTGATTGGCGATGGCACTGGCTCATGCAATTTTGGCGACACTGATGGATTGTCCATGCAGTGGGTATGACCTGAGGAAGAGGTTTGAAGGATCGGTAGGATTTTTCTGGCAGGCTAGTTTCCAGCAGATTTATCGCGAACTGGGAAAGTTGGAGGAACAGGGGCTAGTGCAGAGTCAGGCGATCGCCCAGCAGGGTCGCCCAGATAAGAAGGTTTTTGCTGTCACGAGGGATGGTGAAGGGTTTTTAGAGGCTTGGATTCAAACTCCTTGTGAGATCGCACCATTGCGGGATGATCTGCTGGTGAAGATGTTTGCCGGGTTTGTGGTGCCAAGGGAGACGATACTGACCGAAATCAGGGAGCATCGAGGGCTACACCAAGAGCGGCTGGCAGTTTATCAACAGATTCAACAGAATGCCTTTGCCAATCCTGGGAATTTGTCAGAGAAGGATCTGTTTCGCTACTTGACTCTCCGCAATGGCATCCAGTTTGAGATCGGGTGGCTTGCTTGGTGTGAGGAGGCGATCGCTATATTAAGTGAGAAATAAAACTAACCATGATTTTCCTGCTTGGGAAATTGTAGCGATCGCACCCAATTGTTAAGCTAACCTCAACTTCCCAATTTTCTCAAGAAATCTGCCAACAGAGTCTTAGTCTGAAAACTTGCTCGAATTGTGTCGCTATTGCTGTAATCAACGATGACTTCAAATCTTTCAAATTCACCACTTGGATTGTCAACGTTAAGTGTATTCAGTCCGGCAATTGCATCATCAATCCGCTCAAATTCATATTTGATGCCAAAAAGCGGTACAAGAATTACCTTGGTGATATAACGCTCAAGACAGTTTCTCAGGGTATCCATGAATCTATCGACTTCTTGTTTTGAAACTCGCATTAAAGCTTGTCGAAGTTTTTCTTTATCTAAAGTAGTAAGAGCAGCCAACTTCTTTGAGGCTTCGGTATAGCTTTCATCGGGAGTTTCTTCGTCAAATTCAATATCAAAATCAATCTCCTTAAATGCTGCTACTACATCTTTATAAGGGATATAAATAATTGTAAATCCATTATTTCTCAATTGATCTAAAGCTGGTTTTGTGAAATCTCCAGCCAATATCGCGCCGTAAAATGGTGCTGACAAATGATGAAGCTCAATGATGGGTAATATAGCACCCTGGATTTCTTGAGCTTTATTTTTTGAATGTTTTGTATATCTCCGCCATGCAGACTCGATAAATGCAACAGGTCTACCAATTTGATCATCCGTACCATCGATTTCAATTACAAAATCCAAATCATGTTTGTTTCCATATTTGTCTTCCCAGGTAACTTTTTTGCCGCTTCTAGCTGGACGAGAGCGTTGCCAATCAAGATAGTAGTTTTTGGTTTGTGCAAACTGTTGTAGTCGAGGTTTAAGAATATCGTACTCGACTATATCCTCAAGAAGCTTTCCTAAATCCTGCCCAAATTTGTGTGATGGAGATTGTGCCATACATTCACCTTCGATCCAAAGTCTTCCTTCCTGTAGTGGAACATTATGCTTTCTGTTTTTCCACTTGACGTTACGCTGTCTAATTTGGTCAAAAGACCAGAAATCAAATCCTGCTGCAATAGCCAGTTTACCGAGCCACTGCTCAACTGGAACATATACTCCATAGGGAGCCGAATCTCCCACCACAAAACAAATTTTGCAATTAGACGATGCAACTCGACGCAGCGCACGAAAGACGAATGCCATATCGGTAAAATAAGCAGCAATCATTGTGTGATATGCCTTATTACCACCCTTAGTTCCTCGAATATTTGCTAGTTCCTGACAAACAGGAAGTAGTTCGTCTCGAATCGGTTCAATAATCGATTCAGCTATCAAAGAATCTAAGTTCAGCCGCTCCTTTGAAACATGTTGTGAACTTGAACGAACTAAAAATTTACGAACCGTTTCATGTAAATCTCCCCAAGAATTCACTTCGCCCCAAAAGGTCATTTCCAGGCGTGTAGCATCTGCATAGTCATAGTTGTTTGCGTAAGGAGGAGAAGTTATTACTAAATCTATTAAATTATCAGGAAGACTTTTTAAGCTTCTTGCATCGTCTTGAACGAGTGTAGACAGGCTTGATCTAGTGATAGATTGCATTTGACACATATCTTCTTGCATCATAGCCACCTGCTTTTCTAGCGCCTCAAATGGCTCACCAGTTTTAGCTTTGCGCTTGTTGGGAAGAATATATTGCCACTGCGCTGTGCCGACATAACTAGTTGATCTGAGAATGGCACAAATTGCTAAAAAAATTAGAGATTGTACCTCTTCAGATAAAAAAGGAGCTAGTTCAAGATAGGCTTGCTTAATTCTCAAGAGGTCTGTTAATGTCTCTTCTGTATAACACTTACTTAATAGTATCGGAATTTTTTCTGGAAGCTTTGGCTGAAGCATAGCAGCAGAATGCTTAATTTTATTAGCTGCTTCTAAAAACTCATGAATATGTACTACCCACGCCAGCTTTCCTTTTGCCAGCCTATGAACGAAAGGATGTGCTTCAATACCATAAGAGGTTACGCCCAGCTTATCAGCAGCAACACAAACAGTACCAGAACCTGCAAATGGATCAAGAATAATTTTAGGTTCTAACTCTGTAATTACCCCTTCAACCCAAGCTGCTGAAAATCCAGCAGAATAGCGAAACCACCGATGGATAGGCAATTTCATATTGTCTGTGAAAGTTCCTGTCCGCTCTTTAATAATCCTTGATTGAATATTTTCGTGGGATTCAGGTGTTGAGTTGAAAAGCTGAAGCTGATAAGGCTTAGTCATTGAGCTTCATAAATCCAATAATCTTATAGGAAACTATGACATCTTACCCCAATCTTTTCGTTACCAAACTTTATCCCTGTTAAAAATCTCCATCGAAGCCTACATTTTCATTATTTACGGACTATTGAGAATTCTCCTTCTTTTTCTGAGGATCATCTACTGGATCTCTAAGGTGGGCAATAATATACGGTGACTTGTTAGGCGATACCAGGAATCACGACTGCGGGAAGCCACGGAAAATCCCATCTTGATCAACGCTAACCGCAAACTCACAGTATTCCATGTTTGCTATTGAAAGGTTGTTCTCCACACTCCACATTTCGCGTGGGATGACCCTAAACGTCCTACCAGGCTCATCATACAAATCGACGACCAAAATCGGATGCTCGACATGCGTGAGCGCAGTCCGATCAACGATGAATACGAAAGAATGATCCGAGCCTTTCGGCGCGATCGCGATCAACTGCTCAATGGTCAACCCTTCATAGTCCGAATCGTTGATGCAGTCTACGAATGCTCGAAATTCTCCCACCGGTTCTCGAATCGCCGCACAGATCGACTCCCACGCAGAGTCATCAGAGAAGTCACTCCGAAGCACCAAGGAGTTGTCTGTCTTCGGGAGTTTCTTCACGAGAGCCGCCTCCTTCGCCTAACTACTATATGGAAATTCTTCGTATTAGGACTTACGCAAAATGTGACCGAAAACCTGATTTTTGCGTAGGGGTAATTCATTAATTACCCCTACTGTCGTTGTGTTGTGCGTAAGTCCTACGTATATCAAATCATTCGTCTTGATGCCAATTTTTGTTTTTGAGATGTTCATCAACCCAATATTCATAGCCTTTCTTTAGGAAGCCTAACGGTAATGGAGTCGTGGCTAGAGGATTATGGAACAATAAGAGTGCCTTACTAATCTCTGTTGGATAATTGAAAGCGTCAACACATGAATAAATGACAGCACTTATTCCAGAATATTCTGGATTCAAAAAGGAAGTAGTCTCTATTCTTGTGCCAGATTCTTTAATTACTTCCCCTTGATACTCATAGCTGGTTCCAGTCACCTCCGAAGTCTCTCTACTCAAATGTAAAACTTGAAATCCAAAGGGTAAAAGAGATCTGACAATTCTAGGAATTTCAAGCTCAAGCCTTGCTGAAGGGACTTGAGCCGCATTGATGGCAATGATATATGGTTCTTTTGAACTAACCCAATTCTTCTCTCTATAGCGTTTGTATTTTCTACTTTTTTCGGCAAATGCATTCAGTAACCGAAGTTTTATTTGGTCGTCGGGGACAGATATTACAGCACCAATTTCTGCCTCTTGAACGGCATCATTTCCTTTCCCTGGGGATGCTGTTACAGCTTCTACCCATACTTTTGATCCATCATCAGCTTTGATACAAATGTCTGGGCCATCTCGACCACTGCTATGTTGAAGGTTCAAACCTGTCTCAAGCAATGATGCCGCCAGATAAATTTCCCAGAAACGCTGGTGAAACTGAACTGGTAGCTCTTTCAGGATATCTGAGTCAAGATATTTGTGTGCTTTTCTCCAAAGCTCTTCAACAAATATCTTGGCTTCCTGGCAATGAGAATTTATTTCATCTTTAATGGCGCAGTAAACTTCATCAGTGCCATTTGTTCTAAAAATACCGTCCGTTCCAGTCATATTTCTCTCAGTAGATGAGACAGTTAACTATTTATTATGCAGGAAACTTCCGTATATCAAACTGATATATCCAGTGAGAGAATGTGTTACAAGGATTTTGATCATAAAATCAACAAATGTTCTGGATATCGTTACTATTTAAATTTTATACTGACTTGATAAGTATATTGACTTAACTTAGGGTAGATGGATATCTAGAATTTTTCTGGATATTATCCAAAAAATCATAAGAAGAGTATGTTGTTTATTAAGTCAAAACTAAATTATCCCGATGCACCACGGTTTCTACACCTGCGTATCCCAAAAGTGTGGGAATTTCCCGCGAGTGACAACCGCGAATTTTTTGCAATTCAACGCTGCTGTAGTTGACTAATCCTCTGGCGATTTCGTTACCGTTGATATCACACAATTGCACTGCTTCCTGAGGATCAAATTCTCCTTCTACTGTTTTGATACCAGCCGCTAACAATGATTTTCCTGCTTGAGAAATTGCAGCGATCGCACCCACATCTAAATATAATTTTCCCGCAGGCACAAGACCATAAGCTATCCAGCGTTTTCTGGCTGATGTTGGTTCTGGTTGCGGTTCAAAGTGTGTCCCTAATAATTCACCTTGTAATATTTTTTCTATATTTCGGGGATATTTTCCCTCGGTTATCACGGTACGCACACCAGCAGCAGTGGCAATTCTAGCTGCAGAGATTTTAGTCGCCATACCACCTGTACCCCATTGGGAACCTTGAGTACCTGTTTGGATTTGTAATTCTGCTAATTCTTTAATGCTACTCACTAAAGCGATCGGTTGAGCATCCGGCACAGAACGCGGATCAGCGGAGTATAGCCTATCTACATCGGTGAGCAAGAATAGCCAATCTGCTTCTACTAAGCTAGCGACCAATGCCGAAAGGGTGTCATTGTCGCCAAATTTCAGTTCATCAACTGCTACCGTATCATTTTCATTCACCACGGGAATCACTCCCAGTCCCAGCAGTTCTTGAAAGGTATTGTAAATGTTGAGATAGCGGCTACGTTGCACTAAGTCGCTGCGAGTTAGCAAAACTTGGGCAATGGGTTGTTGCAGGGTAGTAAATAAATCGTCATACACCCGCATTAGTCTACCTTGTCCGACTGCTGCAACTGCTTGTTTGAGAGCGATCGCTTTGGGACGTTCAGTTAAGCCCAACCTAGCACAACCAACCCCCACAGCACCAGAGGAAACCAAAATCACGCGATGGCGCTGCTGTCTTAAATCAGAGAGTGTTTCCGCTAAAGTCGCAATGGTGGAAAGCGCTAGTTTTCCAGTTGCTGGTTGCGTCAGGCTAGATGTACCGATTTTGACGACAATTGTTTTTGTCAAGGGTCAAGGGTCAAGGGTCAAGGGTCAAGGGTTAAGGGTTAAGGGTCAAGGGTCAAGGGTCAAGGGTTAAGGGTCATAACTCTAGCCCTTTCAATGTGGTGAAATTTGGAACGAAAAAACGAAAATTGGTTATTTCAACCTTTAAAAATCCCAAAATCTGAGCGGATAACTCAGGATGATCACACTAAAACAACGTATCTTCGTTTATCACCTTGAAAGGGCTAGTAATCTGTCAGGGTTGAAATGAGGGACTGTAGTGTGAGCGTCTCGCTCACGCGGGCTTTTCGGCCCGCACTACCAAAAACCCCTCAAAACAAAATTGACAAACCACTAGGTCATAACTCTTAAATTTGGACTTTGGACTCTTGACTCTTGACTAAATTGTAAAGCGCCAGTTCTTCTATATGTGAAGGCTGACGCTCTACGGGTTTATGTTTATTTTTTATGAGTTAGGGTCTTTATTTTGCTGAACCCCATGTTATTAATACTTATGATCCCCGATTTTTGCTATGAATAAAGATTTCTTAATTATTTCTTTAGATTTACTTTTTTGGTGATTTGTTACTTTTTGTGAATTTTTGTGCGCTTGGGGGTAATTGTAGCCCCTAGGATTTCCGATACCAAGACTTCAAAATTCCGGATGGGATGGGAGCGGAGAACAGCATCGGGATGGATAATTGGCTCGACTAAGATGGTAAACATCCCCAAGCGATTACCAGCCAAGACATCGGTGAATAAGCGATCGCCTACCATCCCCACTTGATGAACTGGTAACTCCATAGATCTGAGTGCAGCCCTGATTTTGCGTCGTGAGGGTTTGGCGGCACCCAGATAATAAGGCAAATCGAGCGATCGGGCGATGCCACCAATGCGTGCTTCACTTAGGTTATTACTTACCAACCACAAAGCAGTGCAGGCGCGGATTTGCTCTACCCACTGTCGTAGTTCTGGTGAAACCGCCCCTACTCTCATGGGTACTAAGGTTTCATCCACATCTAACACCAGCCCCCTAAGCTCATATCGCTGGATAATATCTGGTGTTAAATTCAAAACTGAACCTTTCAAAATCAAATCCGGCTGTAAAAGATTGTTCCAGGGCATAATCGAGAAATAAAAGTCAGAATTCAGAATTCAAGAAACGCGATTAATCGTGTAAAAGAGTCAAGAGTAGAGACGCGATTAATCGCGCACAAGAGTCAAGAATTATTCTCCTACTCCTCTAGTCCCTCATATTTTCAGTTACTAGCTACTAATCCCTAGTCCCCGTATCAGCGGACATGATTAATAAATCACCTGCTACAACGGCTGCTTGACTCTTGGTAAATGCAAAAGGGTGGATCTTGTTTGCGATTATAATTAAAAATTCCTAATTAAAAATTTAAAAATGTGACATTTTAATTTTTAATTTTTAATTTTTAATGCTACTCAACCTCATTAAAAAGGTGTTCTTCTAGCAACGGCTGTACTTTACGAAACTCTTCTGGAGAGAGTAATTCTGGTAAACCTGCTTTTGATATACGTGCAAAAAACAGCAGTGGATCGAGGGGGGTATAAATTGCATACTCTTGTTCTTCATCGTAGAAGCTAGCGAGTAGCTGTAATTGCTCCGGCTCTAAATCTGCTTCGTCATCTTCAATTTCTAAGGTGAAGAGTTCTGACTCTTCTACAGGTGGCAAATCACCTGCAACCGTTAGAGCATAAGCAGTATTCTTCAAGATCAGGTTCTGCTCAGATAGTACTGCTTGAGCAGTGGCAAAAATTGTGTCAATGGTGTCGTCATCTTCTACTAGAACAGCTTCTTCCTCTTCACCCTCACCTTGCCAAGCAAAAATCTCTACAGGTGAGTCAACGGGGAGAAGTAATACGTATTCTTGACCATCCACTGCGAGGGAATGCTCAATGTAACATTCGAGGGTTCGCCCTTTGTCGTCGGTCAAAGTGATGGAACCCGAATGAGCGTGATCATTTTCTTCAGGAAATTCAGAGGAAAACATAGCCGAAGTGTGGAACTTTATAAATACCAGCGACGTTGTCAATCGCTTAACTATTTAATAACAGATAATGTCAAACAAATAGCTTTAGACTTACATACAACCGCTGGGGAATAGTTTTCAGAATATCATGTTAAAAGGTATCAATACTCAACAGCTACCACTGAGCTATGAAATTTAGCCCGTCGGATATCTAGCCATTGTTGCAAAATTAGAGATGCTGCCTTGCGGTCAATTAAAGCTTTATGCCTTGAGGGGGAGCGCTTTTCAGCTATTAGCAGTTGCTCTGCTTGGTATGAAGTTAATCGCTCATCCACATATTCCACAGGCAGTTTTAGCGCCTTAGCCAGTCTAGTAGCAAACTTTTGCACTTGTCGCGCCTGAAACCCCAAGGAACCATCCATTGAATAAGGCAAACCCATAACTAGTATTTCCACCTGGCGCTCATGCACTAGCAGGCGTAGCTGCTCGACATCTTGCTCAAAAGATGATCGTTCAATTGTAGTGATTCCTGTGGCAATCAAACCCGTGCGATCGCACCCAGCAACACCAATCCGCTTGCGACCGAAATCTAATCCCAACGCTGAAATCAACGGTCTTGGTTGCTCTTGGGGTGTCATACTACTGCTCTGGCTGTGCATCTGCTGATTCAGGCTGGCAAGATGCTTCCATGTTACAGTTTTTGCCGCTGAAGTTTATCGGTTCCGATTTTGCTGGTACTGGTCTTTCTGGTGCTGGCTGTTGTTGTACTTGTTGTACCCATGACATCCCGCCGGGGATCGGTTTACGAGCCGGTTGTAGACCTTGCAAAACTTCCGGCCACTGAATCCCTTCTAAGGAGACAAATTTAGACTCACGGAGTTTATGCCAAACTGAGCGCGACATGATTAGGGTATGTTCGATGCGATTGGCTCCAATACTTTCTAAATACTCTTCTCGCTCTGGCTGATAGTCTGAGGAAGCCAGTTGTAACCCTTGCTGTGGAAAATCTTGAGCAATGCGAGCCAGTTGGGATAATAATTCTGGATATAGCCAAGTGTAGGCAGGGTGAACGGTGAGCGTTGCTACGTGGGGCGCAATACCCTTACGGTCAAGTTGCACCTGAAAATGTCCGATCGCGGCTTTACGTTGGGGTTCAAATACATAGCCACTCACGACTTCTGTTTTAGTCACCCACTGTTTGACAGCATCGGTTAAAACGCCAAACAAACTGGTTTTAAAATCGCGGGTGTTGCGGTCAAATACCTGACGCACCAAAGGAGGCATGGATGCCGTATCTAATTGATAGAGTAACTGGGCATCAGCATTACTGACAGGCAACAGATTAGGTAGGTCTGGCTCTCCCTGTGCCAGTTCAGACAACAATTCTGGGGAAATTTCCCAATATGTCATTTCTGCTAGCCGCTGAAATCCATTTTGTCGATACAGCGCTAGGGCTTCCATGTCGCTGACATTAACTTCTAGTATCCATGTACGCGCTTCCAAAACCGACTCAAAGCAGTGGCGCATGAGTTGCGAGCCAATCCCCTGC contains these protein-coding regions:
- a CDS encoding YqeG family HAD IIIA-type phosphatase; the encoded protein is MPWNNLLQPDLILKGSVLNLTPDIIQRYELRGLVLDVDETLVPMRVGAVSPELRQWVEQIRACTALWLVSNNLSEARIGGIARSLDLPYYLGAAKPSRRKIRAALRSMELPVHQVGMVGDRLFTDVLAGNRLGMFTILVEPIIHPDAVLRSHPIRNFEVLVSEILGATITPKRTKIHKK
- a CDS encoding DUF3727 domain-containing protein; translation: MFSSEFPEENDHAHSGSITLTDDKGRTLECYIEHSLAVDGQEYVLLLPVDSPVEIFAWQGEGEEEEAVLVEDDDTIDTIFATAQAVLSEQNLILKNTAYALTVAGDLPPVEESELFTLEIEDDEADLEPEQLQLLASFYDEEQEYAIYTPLDPLLFFARISKAGLPELLSPEEFRKVQPLLEEHLFNEVE
- a CDS encoding monooxygenase family protein — protein: MLKSAVYQIQLPEHPSAIVFVNGMIARDRSGFLWLWRNLNSVRQSTAKAPGCIQVKAGICSPKEIVMVSYWESDRYLMDFFRGAAHRQMMQFTTRHPNSLCLYNETYHPSKSGKYSHEPQGMAAVYGV
- the proB gene encoding glutamate 5-kinase, whose protein sequence is MTKTIVVKIGTSSLTQPATGKLALSTIATLAETLSDLRQQRHRVILVSSGAVGVGCARLGLTERPKAIALKQAVAAVGQGRLMRVYDDLFTTLQQPIAQVLLTRSDLVQRSRYLNIYNTFQELLGLGVIPVVNENDTVAVDELKFGDNDTLSALVASLVEADWLFLLTDVDRLYSADPRSVPDAQPIALVSSIKELAELQIQTGTQGSQWGTGGMATKISAARIATAAGVRTVITEGKYPRNIEKILQGELLGTHFEPQPEPTSARKRWIAYGLVPAGKLYLDVGAIAAISQAGKSLLAAGIKTVEGEFDPQEAVQLCDINGNEIARGLVNYSSVELQKIRGCHSREIPTLLGYAGVETVVHRDNLVLT
- a CDS encoding ROK family protein; translated protein: MTLILALDFGGTKLAAAVVNLGSRDWLHHERRFSPMNADAHSDLEIMRSLIHSLLQDTKPVAIGVSFGGPVDAKTGTVRLSHHVSGWEEIPLKDLLEKEYDVPTSVDNDANVAALGEYRFGAGNGYDSLFYITVSTGVGGGWILNGQPWRGAVGMAGEIGHMVVDPAGPVCLCGKRGCVERLASGPYMAQDVREKMENGLSGKIIREIVRDNLALVTGKVVSEAAALGDELAQEILYRSAWGLGVGIGNVANLVNPQLFVLGGSVTKAGTRWWDVVRKIARETALPEVDFAIVPAALGDDAPLWGAVALAEIHRTSA
- a CDS encoding sucrase ferredoxin, whose protein sequence is MNTFFCADNSRQIGEDIIGSATNCETYILIECPPPWASEAFDSRWVPNNLKNLVAEVNRAKLPIRFLLIANDQSHKIDQTTLLIYQKQVGLSSGYQKHEFKLANIEQVAEFVKKFLWGTVPDSEIDTNFTRDILICTHGSHDKCCARYGNSFYFYATDTITNLCLDHVRIWRSSHFGGHRFAPTAIDLPEGRYYGVLNQDYFQSILTRTGDIQCFNQVYRGWGILPSAMQILEKELILRHGWDWLNYKVAGRIIEQSLDNNTIMAELTFENPSGSLYAYQAKLVKDETKTLEVKSSCNAQKSSVVVKYAVASLWLASKKVVSYSV
- a CDS encoding DNA methyltransferase — translated: MTKPYQLQLFNSTPESHENIQSRIIKERTGTFTDNMKLPIHRWFRYSAGFSAAWVEGVITELEPKIILDPFAGSGTVCVAADKLGVTSYGIEAHPFVHRLAKGKLAWVVHIHEFLEAANKIKHSAAMLQPKLPEKIPILLSKCYTEETLTDLLRIKQAYLELAPFLSEEVQSLIFLAICAILRSTSYVGTAQWQYILPNKRKAKTGEPFEALEKQVAMMQEDMCQMQSITRSSLSTLVQDDARSLKSLPDNLIDLVITSPPYANNYDYADATRLEMTFWGEVNSWGDLHETVRKFLVRSSSQHVSKERLNLDSLIAESIIEPIRDELLPVCQELANIRGTKGGNKAYHTMIAAYFTDMAFVFRALRRVASSNCKICFVVGDSAPYGVYVPVEQWLGKLAIAAGFDFWSFDQIRQRNVKWKNRKHNVPLQEGRLWIEGECMAQSPSHKFGQDLGKLLEDIVEYDILKPRLQQFAQTKNYYLDWQRSRPARSGKKVTWEDKYGNKHDLDFVIEIDGTDDQIGRPVAFIESAWRRYTKHSKNKAQEIQGAILPIIELHHLSAPFYGAILAGDFTKPALDQLRNNGFTIIYIPYKDVVAAFKEIDFDIEFDEETPDESYTEASKKLAALTTLDKEKLRQALMRVSKQEVDRFMDTLRNCLERYITKVILVPLFGIKYEFERIDDAIAGLNTLNVDNPSGEFERFEVIVDYSNSDTIRASFQTKTLLADFLRKLGS
- a CDS encoding PadR family transcriptional regulator, giving the protein MALAHAILATLMDCPCSGYDLRKRFEGSVGFFWQASFQQIYRELGKLEEQGLVQSQAIAQQGRPDKKVFAVTRDGEGFLEAWIQTPCEIAPLRDDLLVKMFAGFVVPRETILTEIREHRGLHQERLAVYQQIQQNAFANPGNLSEKDLFRYLTLRNGIQFEIGWLAWCEEAIAILSEK